From the Desulfosarcina sp. BuS5 genome, one window contains:
- a CDS encoding B12-binding domain-containing radical SAM protein — translation MNQLIAVPRVVNKIGDWYQPPLGIAYVSASLKKAGFSLFTLNLNHIHGSIYDILKNVIYEYKIDIVLTGGLTGQYGSIRDIIGNSKLITQSVITIVGGGIITSAPEHAMEALEFADYGVIGEGEIISCELCQALENGRDIKQVPGVVYKDNNSYKQTKGEVTPINVEEIPFPDYSGLEIGKLLDSIPNTLGMCEYNTLPIITSRGCPFKCTFCFHPSGQKFRQRSLDSVFAEINYLVKEYGVKFLSIEDELFGRNMKRIEEFCNRIKSYKIKWFANFRVPDITPELVHLLKESNCAVVGFGIESADNEILKSIKKKITIEQTEKALKLVYNAGMGIQGVFIFGDVAETIETATKTINWWKEHINYEIQLSAIITYPGTALYKYARLEGLINDPVQYIRDACPLVKLSKKMSDEDYSWLFGQILSLPRLTHKTPNEIQITQIDYENASIDITGNCVSCNSPNKWKKVKLFILETLACNNCGKRHIAPVPENIVNKVRKNINELLNKYGKIAFWGINSYFYTFSEKLNLDLNRNIFYIDKSEVRQGVEVSGHVIHSPEILSDEEIKCVVVSVVQYFAGLKKPIEDEYPQVEKVLSISELLSDDLLIRL, via the coding sequence ATGAATCAATTGATAGCTGTGCCTAGAGTAGTGAACAAGATTGGTGATTGGTACCAACCACCATTAGGTATTGCCTATGTATCTGCCAGCTTAAAGAAGGCGGGTTTCAGCTTGTTCACATTAAACCTAAATCATATACATGGATCAATATATGACATATTGAAAAACGTAATTTATGAATACAAAATTGACATTGTTTTAACAGGTGGATTGACTGGGCAATACGGCTCAATAAGAGATATTATAGGAAATTCGAAACTAATAACACAAAGTGTAATAACCATAGTAGGTGGTGGAATCATAACAAGTGCACCAGAACATGCAATGGAAGCACTGGAATTTGCAGATTATGGAGTAATTGGTGAAGGAGAGATAATAAGTTGTGAACTGTGTCAAGCACTTGAGAATGGGAGAGATATAAAACAAGTTCCAGGGGTTGTTTACAAAGACAATAACTCTTACAAGCAAACAAAAGGAGAAGTAACGCCTATAAATGTTGAGGAAATACCATTCCCTGACTACAGCGGACTTGAAATTGGTAAATTATTAGATTCAATTCCGAATACACTGGGTATGTGTGAATACAACACTTTACCAATAATAACAAGTAGGGGATGTCCATTTAAGTGCACGTTTTGTTTTCATCCAAGTGGCCAAAAATTCAGACAGCGTTCTTTAGACAGCGTTTTTGCAGAAATAAATTATTTAGTGAAAGAATATGGGGTTAAGTTCCTTTCTATAGAAGATGAACTTTTTGGCCGCAACATGAAGCGTATTGAAGAATTTTGTAATCGAATAAAATCATATAAGATCAAATGGTTTGCAAATTTTCGCGTTCCAGACATTACTCCAGAATTAGTACATTTACTAAAAGAGTCTAATTGTGCAGTTGTTGGATTTGGAATTGAGAGTGCGGATAACGAAATATTAAAAAGTATAAAAAAGAAAATAACAATTGAACAAACGGAAAAAGCTTTAAAATTGGTATATAATGCTGGAATGGGAATACAGGGAGTTTTTATTTTTGGAGATGTAGCAGAGACAATTGAAACAGCAACAAAAACTATCAATTGGTGGAAGGAACATATTAATTATGAGATTCAACTCAGTGCAATAATTACATATCCAGGAACCGCCCTTTATAAATATGCACGTTTGGAAGGATTAATAAATGATCCAGTGCAATATATAAGAGATGCTTGTCCTCTTGTCAAACTATCAAAAAAGATGTCAGATGAAGATTATTCATGGTTGTTTGGACAAATACTATCATTACCACGTTTGACGCACAAAACTCCAAATGAAATACAAATTACTCAAATAGATTATGAAAATGCAAGTATTGACATAACTGGTAATTGCGTGTCGTGCAATAGTCCAAATAAATGGAAAAAGGTGAAACTTTTTATCTTAGAAACTTTAGCTTGTAACAATTGTGGGAAAAGACATATTGCTCCTGTTCCTGAGAATATTGTTAATAAAGTTAGAAAGAACATTAATGAACTGTTGAATAAATATGGAAAAATCGCGTTTTGGGGTATTAATTCGTATTTTTATACTTTTTCTGAAAAGCTAAACTTGGATTTAAACAGAAACATTTTTTATATAGACAAATCTGAAGTAAGGCAAGGTGTTGAAGTGTCTGGCCATGTAATACATTCGCCTGAAATATTATCTGATGAAGAGATAAAATGCGTTGTAGTTTCAGTAGTACAATATTTTGCTGGTCTAAAAAAACCAATTGAAGATGAGTATCCGCAAGTTGAAAAAGTCCTGAGTATATCAGAGCTACTGTCTGATGATTTGCTAATCAGGCTTTGA
- a CDS encoding AAA family ATPase, producing the protein MKYPYGISDFKKINTKNYFYCDRTDKIPLLENSDFQLFIRPRRFGKSLVLSMLENYYDVAKKDEFEELFGGLKIGKNPTDLRNSYFILKLDFSCVDPTGSAEDVKKALFNHINACIIEFYKVYNYKGFELPAIEIDREDALFSMKSLITSARMTPYPVYLLIDEYDNFANTVMMGVQSSEGRYKALVHEEGPLRTFFKAVKASTSSSMFDRVFITGVSPVVMSDITSGYNIAENIYFEPEFNDFCGFKQNEIEDVLKNIVDKCGFGKEKIKEAVSLMRTYYNGYTFSHIANEQIYNPTLCLYFFKQFEKRCSYPREMLDDNLAVDEAKLKYIAQIPKGSDLLMSLMEKDQQVVAEKISKRFGIEEMLTDKSRDNTFLVSFLYYFGVLTIAGDTEELKVILKVPNLVMQSLYVERVQKMFLPEPDDRDDGRDAAELVYQKGDMAPLCRFMEERYFKVFHNRDYRWANELTVKTAFLTLLYNDIIYIMDSEKEIDRRYADLTMIIRPDKRYGNVFDVLIEFKFVKLKNAGLSAEQAKKLSKDELYQVPEIVTQMEDGKKQVKEYGEKLEQRHGNLRLQKFVVVALGFERICFHRL; encoded by the coding sequence ATGAAATATCCATACGGTATATCTGATTTTAAAAAAATTAATACTAAAAATTATTTTTACTGTGACAGAACAGATAAAATACCTCTGCTTGAAAATTCGGATTTTCAACTCTTTATTCGTCCCAGGCGTTTTGGTAAAAGCCTTGTTCTCTCCATGCTGGAAAATTACTATGATGTGGCAAAAAAAGACGAATTTGAAGAGCTCTTTGGTGGATTGAAGATCGGAAAAAATCCAACTGATCTACGTAATTCATATTTTATTTTAAAGCTCGATTTTTCATGTGTTGATCCCACCGGCAGCGCTGAAGATGTTAAAAAGGCTCTTTTTAATCATATTAATGCATGTATTATCGAATTTTATAAAGTTTATAATTATAAAGGATTTGAATTGCCTGCGATTGAGATCGATCGGGAAGATGCCCTTTTTTCAATGAAATCTCTTATTACTTCAGCCCGCATGACCCCATATCCTGTATATCTTCTAATAGATGAGTATGATAATTTTGCCAATACAGTAATGATGGGGGTTCAAAGCTCTGAAGGCAGGTACAAAGCGCTTGTGCATGAAGAGGGTCCTCTTAGAACTTTTTTTAAAGCAGTAAAAGCCTCAACCTCAAGCTCTATGTTTGACCGTGTGTTTATTACAGGGGTTTCACCTGTTGTTATGAGCGATATTACAAGCGGGTATAATATTGCTGAAAATATTTATTTTGAACCTGAGTTTAACGATTTCTGCGGTTTTAAGCAGAATGAAATTGAGGATGTACTCAAAAATATTGTTGATAAATGTGGTTTTGGAAAAGAAAAAATCAAAGAAGCTGTAAGTTTAATGCGGACATATTACAATGGTTATACTTTTTCCCATATAGCAAATGAACAAATTTATAACCCAACTCTTTGTTTATATTTTTTTAAACAGTTTGAAAAAAGATGCAGTTATCCAAGAGAGATGTTAGATGACAATCTTGCAGTAGATGAAGCAAAGCTTAAATATATTGCTCAAATTCCAAAAGGAAGTGATCTTTTAATGAGCCTGATGGAAAAAGATCAGCAGGTTGTAGCAGAAAAAATCAGTAAACGATTCGGTATAGAAGAGATGCTGACGGATAAATCCAGAGATAATACATTCCTGGTCTCTTTTCTTTACTATTTCGGGGTATTGACCATTGCGGGTGATACTGAAGAACTAAAAGTAATTTTAAAAGTACCCAATCTCGTTATGCAGAGTCTATATGTGGAGCGGGTTCAAAAAATGTTTTTGCCGGAGCCTGATGACAGGGATGATGGCAGAGATGCTGCAGAACTGGTGTACCAGAAAGGAGATATGGCTCCTTTGTGTAGATTCATGGAGGAGAGATATTTCAAGGTTTTTCATAACAGGGATTACAGGTGGGCAAATGAGCTGACTGTAAAAACAGCATTCCTGACACTGCTTTACAACGATATTATCTATATCATGGATTCTGAAAAAGAGATTGACCGACGCTATGCTGATCTAACCATGATCATCAGGCCGGATAAAAGATACGGCAACGTATTTGATGTTTTGATTGAGTTTAAGTTTGTAAAGCTTAAAAATGCAGGATTAAGCGCTGAACAGGCGAAAAAGCTGTCTAAAGATGAGCTGTATCAGGTACCTGAAATTGTAACGCAAATGGAAGATGGTAAAAAACAGGTAAAAGAGTATGGTGAAAAACTTGAACAAAGGCATGGTAACCTGCGGCTGCAAAAATTTGTAGTAGTGGCATTGGGATTTGAGAGGATATGTTTTCATAGACTTTAA
- a CDS encoding polysaccharide pyruvyl transferase family protein: MRNLAPIGVCAYTRINHLKQTIEALQKNTLAKESELYIFSDAPKLGDEEKVARLREYIHTIDGFKTVNIFERKTNNYLKNTRDGFKRLLDKYGRVISMEDDIVTASGFLQFMNDSLEFYEHDKNIIAISGYNVPVNFPKSYKYEYYLSVYFNGWGCATWNDRDFFKIVEYNDAYNEVMNDISLYRKINKIHPKLINGLKQIQDGKLDAADYKIVFHSIKNNLYTIKPIESFVNNIGHDGSGMHCGISNKFGMKYLLNKKRVRFFDKVNYDFKIDQIFYKYFHPDPSEDLKMNLSGMLPMTLNFMVNDICNSRCKMCRVWEQKREKEITPEELATILRDPLFSNLRYLGVSGGEPTLRKDLPEIFRVIAGKDGIKGTGLITNALAAEQVIKQITKCNEVCREANLPFNVMVSLDGIGKVHDAVRGRERAFENALRVIRYIRDNTNIPLSIGCTVIKQNVWHLDEVLDFCKRENVLGKFRIGEFINRLYNSDLKAYIRNFDDDERYQIALFFSKLELFYETSPNVKETYRNIRQMIFEGKPRESGCPYRSEALGLDSKGNLLFCSPKSPILDSCLEKSAKIIYEKNIPLRESIIQKYCSNCIHDYHAPPSKKSLEQFKEDMFLRKKMSVRQSLINSTTLPSSSPIPLDWSKFKKPLIVGWYGTETAGDKAIISDIIQRLKNANPQIQITIASLYPFVTRRTLYEIGTEDIRIVKTYSIEYIEACKSADAIVMGGGPLMGMEPLGFVLTAFFEARKANIPCIIEGCGIGPLIADEHILAVKELLRLSTQIRLRDNTSISWVAENTGRIDAICTGDPAVGFVEGWKKETLQDQTIHDEEYFACFLREITFEYASGMSSTDFLAFRERFEKELGEMLCNIRKKTGLKPLLMPMHTFVVGQDDRDFARRFAKTYLQEGSYKIGNKVYSPQDILSVMSRSKFNVCMRFHSVLFAEKLDVPFVAIDYTGGGKIKGFLKDQNKLEFMFDRFDISNKNWRQKTDAMLLRHKLRNINVVNLCMQDFGGAGKAAYRLHKGLQAVGVDSTMLVLNKKSGDPSVKALPNDYSRGITNCLDVSAYNSPVWNQQAGRWHKLISEYPNRPVGLEMFTDAVSDVRLDRVREIQEADIINLHWIAGSMDCPSAPLAIGNKPIVWTLHDMNPFTGGCHYAGDCVKYKTSCGACPQLGSDNDTDLSSHVWKQKYDVYKFLNINIVTPSRWLGKCAAESKLFSSFPVTIIPNGFPIDIFKPYPKAEIRKELNIPESAKVILFGADSVLNERKGFKYLIEALNKIPLKIGNDMVILTFGSLPNGIKISSKYSVMNFGSIADEEQLALAYSAADVFVLPSLEDNLPNTVVEAMACGVPVVGFDIGGIPDMIEHKKTGYLVKPKDINGLIEGIDWVISSISSGIDFLKECRIKVEKEYALEVQANAYRDLYERIWNKMIGAGSQKPEVGGQSSEGRSQNTARQKETGTASPEKLYQTAQKLINSGKEKEAIGALGIFLAVYPNYALAHNDLGVLYYNDSNKEQALNHYQQAVRFEPENVTFQKNLADFYFVEAGRVEEAMQIYIKLLDANTTDIETLLILGQICESLKKVDDAMVFYNRVLEIDSCNAYAIERLREVQKM; the protein is encoded by the coding sequence ATGAGGAATTTAGCACCAATTGGAGTATGTGCATACACAAGAATAAATCATTTAAAACAGACTATTGAAGCCTTGCAAAAAAATACTTTGGCAAAAGAAAGTGAACTTTATATATTTTCTGATGCCCCCAAGTTGGGTGATGAAGAAAAAGTTGCAAGGCTCAGAGAGTATATTCATACTATTGATGGTTTTAAAACTGTTAACATTTTTGAGCGAAAAACGAATAATTATCTAAAAAATACTCGTGATGGTTTTAAGCGATTACTTGATAAATATGGTCGCGTTATTTCTATGGAGGATGATATTGTTACTGCTTCAGGATTTTTGCAGTTTATGAATGACTCATTGGAGTTTTATGAGCATGATAAAAATATAATTGCTATCAGTGGATATAATGTACCAGTTAATTTTCCTAAAAGTTACAAGTATGAGTATTATTTAAGTGTCTATTTTAATGGTTGGGGTTGTGCAACATGGAATGACAGAGATTTTTTTAAAATTGTAGAATATAATGATGCATATAATGAGGTAATGAATGATATTTCGCTTTATAGAAAAATAAACAAAATACATCCTAAATTAATCAATGGATTAAAACAAATCCAAGATGGAAAATTAGATGCTGCGGATTATAAAATAGTGTTTCATTCGATAAAAAATAATTTATATACAATTAAACCTATTGAATCATTTGTTAATAATATCGGGCATGATGGTAGTGGTATGCATTGTGGCATAAGCAATAAATTTGGGATGAAATACTTATTAAATAAGAAGAGAGTGCGTTTTTTTGACAAGGTTAATTATGACTTTAAAATAGATCAGATATTTTATAAATATTTTCACCCAGACCCTTCGGAGGACCTTAAAATGAATTTGTCCGGTATGCTTCCAATGACTTTGAATTTTATGGTAAATGACATTTGCAATTCACGTTGCAAGATGTGCCGGGTATGGGAGCAAAAACGGGAAAAGGAGATTACCCCCGAAGAGTTGGCGACAATCCTGCGTGATCCTTTGTTTAGCAATTTGAGATATCTGGGTGTCAGCGGGGGAGAGCCAACCCTCAGAAAAGACCTGCCGGAAATATTCCGCGTAATAGCTGGTAAAGATGGCATTAAGGGAACGGGGTTGATTACAAATGCGTTGGCTGCTGAACAGGTCATTAAACAGATAACAAAATGCAATGAAGTATGTAGGGAGGCCAATTTGCCGTTTAATGTTATGGTTTCTCTTGATGGCATCGGCAAAGTACACGACGCTGTGAGAGGCAGGGAACGAGCTTTTGAAAATGCGCTTCGAGTAATACGTTATATCCGTGATAATACCAATATTCCTCTATCTATAGGGTGCACTGTTATCAAACAAAATGTTTGGCATTTGGACGAGGTGCTTGATTTCTGTAAAAGAGAAAATGTCCTTGGAAAATTCAGGATAGGTGAGTTTATTAACCGGCTTTATAATAGCGACCTGAAAGCATATATTAGAAACTTTGACGACGATGAAAGATATCAAATTGCACTATTTTTTAGCAAACTCGAACTTTTTTATGAAACATCTCCAAATGTTAAGGAAACTTATAGAAATATTCGTCAGATGATTTTTGAAGGAAAGCCCCGCGAAAGCGGCTGTCCTTATCGGTCAGAAGCTCTCGGTCTTGACAGTAAGGGTAATCTGCTATTTTGTTCGCCCAAATCTCCAATCTTGGACTCCTGCCTTGAGAAATCGGCAAAAATTATTTATGAGAAAAACATACCATTACGCGAGTCCATTATTCAAAAATATTGTAGTAATTGCATTCATGATTATCATGCTCCACCATCAAAAAAGTCACTTGAGCAATTTAAAGAAGATATGTTTCTAAGAAAAAAAATGTCAGTCCGGCAAAGTCTCATAAACTCCACTACCCTTCCCTCGTCTTCACCGATACCGCTTGATTGGTCAAAGTTCAAAAAGCCTTTGATTGTTGGCTGGTACGGCACTGAAACCGCTGGAGATAAAGCCATCATTAGTGACATAATTCAAAGACTAAAGAACGCAAACCCACAAATACAAATCACGATAGCAAGTTTGTATCCTTTTGTTACCAGAAGAACACTTTATGAGATTGGAACAGAAGATATAAGAATCGTAAAGACATACTCGATAGAATATATAGAAGCATGCAAATCTGCCGATGCCATTGTTATGGGTGGAGGGCCATTGATGGGGATGGAACCACTCGGGTTTGTTCTTACAGCCTTTTTTGAAGCCAGGAAAGCTAATATACCATGTATCATTGAGGGTTGTGGAATCGGGCCTCTTATCGCAGATGAACACATATTAGCCGTTAAAGAGCTATTAAGGTTAAGCACACAGATTAGGCTTAGGGATAATACATCCATCTCTTGGGTTGCTGAGAATACAGGCAGAATAGACGCCATTTGTACGGGTGACCCAGCAGTCGGCTTTGTTGAAGGCTGGAAAAAGGAAACTCTTCAGGATCAGACAATTCATGATGAAGAGTATTTTGCATGTTTTTTGAGAGAAATAACATTTGAGTATGCAAGCGGTATGTCTTCAACTGATTTTTTAGCGTTCAGAGAACGTTTTGAAAAAGAACTGGGAGAGATGCTTTGCAATATTAGGAAAAAGACAGGTCTCAAGCCCCTTCTGATGCCAATGCATACTTTTGTTGTTGGCCAAGACGACAGAGATTTCGCCAGAAGATTTGCTAAGACCTATTTGCAAGAAGGTAGCTACAAGATAGGAAATAAGGTCTATTCCCCTCAGGATATTCTATCGGTTATGAGCAGAAGCAAATTTAATGTATGCATGCGATTCCATTCTGTTTTGTTTGCCGAAAAATTAGACGTCCCGTTTGTGGCGATAGATTATACCGGTGGTGGAAAAATTAAAGGATTTCTGAAGGATCAGAATAAATTAGAATTCATGTTTGACCGCTTCGATATAAGCAATAAGAATTGGAGACAAAAAACAGATGCCATGCTCTTAAGGCATAAACTAAGAAATATAAATGTTGTTAATCTCTGCATGCAGGATTTTGGAGGTGCTGGCAAGGCAGCATACAGGCTGCATAAGGGTTTGCAGGCAGTCGGTGTGGATTCCACCATGCTTGTGCTGAATAAAAAAAGCGGCGATCCGAGTGTTAAAGCGTTACCCAATGATTATTCCAGGGGAATAACAAATTGTCTGGATGTTTCCGCATATAACTCTCCTGTGTGGAATCAGCAGGCCGGAAGGTGGCATAAGCTCATATCTGAATATCCCAATAGACCTGTAGGGCTTGAAATGTTTACAGACGCTGTTTCAGATGTAAGGCTCGATCGTGTCCGCGAGATACAGGAGGCAGACATAATTAACCTCCACTGGATTGCAGGGAGCATGGATTGTCCGAGCGCTCCTTTGGCGATAGGGAACAAACCGATTGTATGGACGCTTCATGATATGAATCCTTTTACAGGGGGGTGTCACTATGCGGGCGACTGTGTGAAATATAAGACTTCTTGCGGCGCATGTCCGCAGTTGGGATCTGACAATGACACAGATCTTTCATCCCATGTATGGAAGCAAAAATATGATGTTTATAAGTTCTTAAACATAAATATTGTTACACCAAGCCGGTGGCTTGGCAAATGCGCTGCTGAAAGCAAACTCTTTTCTTCGTTTCCGGTTACCATTATTCCAAATGGATTCCCTATTGATATCTTTAAGCCATATCCTAAAGCAGAGATTCGTAAAGAGTTGAATATTCCAGAATCTGCAAAAGTGATCCTGTTTGGCGCTGATTCTGTTTTAAATGAAAGAAAAGGGTTTAAATATCTGATAGAGGCTTTAAATAAAATTCCTCTGAAAATAGGAAATGATATGGTTATTCTTACATTTGGAAGTTTGCCTAATGGTATCAAAATTTCTTCAAAATATTCAGTTATGAATTTTGGTTCAATAGCGGATGAGGAACAACTTGCGTTGGCTTACAGCGCGGCAGATGTATTTGTTCTTCCCTCTCTCGAAGATAATCTTCCCAATACCGTTGTAGAGGCAATGGCCTGCGGTGTGCCTGTAGTCGGCTTTGATATAGGTGGGATACCGGATATGATAGAGCATAAAAAGACCGGTTATTTGGTAAAGCCTAAAGATATAAATGGATTAATTGAAGGAATTGACTGGGTTATATCATCAATCAGCAGTGGTATAGATTTTTTAAAGGAATGCAGAATAAAGGTTGAAAAAGAATATGCTCTGGAGGTGCAGGCGAATGCATACAGGGATTTATATGAGCGGATTTGGAATAAAATGATAGGCGCAGGAAGTCAAAAGCCAGAGGTCGGAGGCCAGAGCTCAGAAGGCAGAAGCCAGAATACAGCACGGCAGAAGGAAACAGGCACTGCCTCACCTGAAAAACTATATCAAACAGCCCAAAAGTTGATCAACAGCGGAAAAGAAAAAGAAGCAATTGGCGCTTTGGGGATATTTTTGGCGGTATATCCCAATTATGCCCTGGCGCATAATGATCTTGGGGTTTTGTATTATAATGATAGTAATAAAGAACAGGCGTTGAATCATTACCAGCAGGCGGTTCGGTTTGAGCCTGAGAATGTTACTTTTCAGAAAAATCTCGCTGATTTTTATTTTGTTGAAGCAGGGCGTGTGGAAGAAGCGATGCAAATCTATATAAAGCTTTTAGATGCCAATACAACCGATATTGAAACTTTGCTTATTTTGGGGCAGATATGTGAATCCCTTAAAAAAGTTGATGATGCAATGGTGTTTTACAACAGGGTGTTGGAAATTGATTCGTGTAATGCATATGCGATTGAAAGGCTTCGTGAAGTGCAGAAGATGTAA
- a CDS encoding AAA family ATPase has translation MKYPYGISDFSSIIKEKYFYCDKTDKIPLLENTKSQLFIRPRRFGKSLVLSMLENYYDVAKKDEFEAIFGDLKIGKNPTELRNSYFILRFDFSCVDPTGSAEDVKRALFNHINGCIEGFYAFYKYKGYELPQIKVNFDDALYSLKSLVSASRMTPYPVYLLIDEYDNFANTVMMGVQSSEGRYKALVHEEGPLRTFFKAVKASTSSSMFDRVFITGVSPVVMSDITSGYNIAKNIYFEPEFNDLCGFKQNEIENVLKDIVDKCGFEKEKAREAASLMQTYYNGYTFSHTTDEQIYNPTLSLYFFEQFEKMCSYPRKMLDSNLAVDEAKLEYIAQIPRGRDLLMNLVQKDQDVVISDIEDRFGLKDMLTDKSRDNTFLVSFLYYFGVLTIAGDTEDMEVILKVPNLVMQSLYVERVQKMLLPEPDDRDDGKDAAKKVYQKGDMAPLCRFMEERYFKVFHNRDYRWTNELTLKTAFLTLLYNDIIYIMDSEKEIDRRYADLTMIIRPDKRYGNVFDVLIEFKFVKLKNAGLSAEQAKKLSKDELYQVPEIVTQMEDGKKQVKEYGEKLEQRHGNLRLKKFVVVALGFERICFYRL, from the coding sequence ATGAAATATCCATACGGTATTTCTGATTTTAGTAGTATTATCAAGGAAAAATATTTTTATTGTGACAAAACAGATAAAATACCTTTGCTTGAAAATACAAAATCTCAACTTTTTATCCGGCCAAGACGTTTTGGCAAAAGCCTTGTGCTCTCAATGCTGGAAAACTATTATGATGTGGCAAAAAAGGATGAATTTGAAGCGATCTTTGGTGATTTGAAAATCGGAAAAAATCCCACAGAATTGCGTAATTCATATTTTATTTTGAGATTTGATTTTTCGTGTGTTGATCCCACAGGAAGCGCTGAAGATGTGAAAAGGGCTCTTTTTAATCATATTAACGGTTGTATTGAAGGATTTTATGCTTTTTATAAATATAAAGGGTATGAATTACCTCAAATAAAAGTCAATTTTGATGATGCTCTATACTCTTTAAAATCTCTTGTCAGCGCTTCCCGCATGACCCCATACCCTGTATATCTTCTAATAGATGAATATGATAATTTTGCAAATACAGTTATGATGGGGGTTCAAAGTTCTGAAGGCAGGTACAAAGCGCTTGTGCATGAAGAGGGTCCGCTTAGAACTTTTTTTAAAGCAGTAAAAGCATCAACTTCAAGCTCCATGTTTGACCGTGTTTTTATAACAGGGGTTTCACCTGTTGTTATGAGCGATATTACAAGCGGGTATAATATTGCAAAGAATATTTACTTTGAGCCGGAGTTTAATGACCTGTGCGGGTTTAAGCAGAATGAAATTGAGAATGTACTCAAAGATATTGTTGATAAATGCGGTTTTGAAAAAGAAAAAGCCCGGGAAGCTGCAAGTTTAATGCAGACTTACTATAATGGTTATACTTTTTCTCATACAACAGATGAACAAATTTATAATCCAACGCTTTCTTTGTATTTTTTTGAACAGTTTGAAAAAATGTGCAGCTATCCGAGAAAAATGCTGGATTCAAACCTTGCAGTAGATGAGGCAAAGCTTGAGTATATTGCTCAGATTCCCCGTGGAAGAGATCTTTTAATGAACCTGGTGCAAAAAGATCAAGATGTTGTAATATCAGATATTGAAGATCGTTTTGGACTTAAAGATATGCTGACGGATAAATCCCGCGACAATACATTTTTAGTCTCTTTTCTTTATTATTTCGGAGTACTCACCATTGCAGGTGATACTGAAGATATGGAAGTTATTTTAAAAGTTCCCAATCTCGTTATGCAAAGTCTATATGTGGAGCGGGTTCAAAAAATGCTTTTGCCGGAGCCTGATGACAGGGATGATGGTAAAGATGCTGCAAAAAAAGTATATCAAAAAGGGGATATGGCTCCTTTGTGCAGGTTTATGGAAGAGAGATATTTCAAGGTTTTTCATAACAGGGATTACAGGTGGACAAATGAACTGACATTAAAGACAGCATTCCTGACACTGCTTTACAACGATATTATCTATATCATGGATTCTGAAAAAGAGATTGACCGCAGATATGCAGATCTGACCATGATCATCAGGCCGGATAAAAGATACGGCAACGTATTTGATGTTTTGATTGAGTTTAAGTTTGTAAAGCTTAAAAATGCAGGATTAAGTGCTGAACAGGCGAAAAAGCTGTCTAAAGATGAGCTGTATCAGGTACCTGAAATTGTAACGCAAATGGAAGATGGTAAAAAACAGGTAAAAGAGTATGGTGAAAAACTTGAACAAAGGCATGGTAACCTGCGGCTCAAAAAATTTGTAGTAGTGGCATTGGGATTTGAGAGGATATGCTTTTATAGACTTTAA